The DNA window AGTGAAGGGGTCAATCGTGGTTTAAAACATCAGGTTCTTCTCGGGGTCACCGGAAGCGGGAAGACTTATACCCTTGCAAACGTCATTGAAAATGTCCAGAAGCCCACTCTGATTATTGCACACAATAAGACGCTTGCCGCCCAGCTTTATCATGAGTTCAAACACTTCTTTCCTGAAAATGCAGTGGAATATTTTGTAAGCTACTACGACTACTATCAGCCTGAGGCGTATATACCTCAGTCAGATACCTATATTGATAAAGACTCTTCTATAAATGATGCCATTGACCGGATGAGGCACTCTGCCACAACCTCTCTCCTCCAGAGAAATGATGTGATTATTGTTTCATCTGTTTCCTGCATCTACGGCCTCGGTTCACCGGAGGCATATCAGGGGATGCTGCTCTATCTTGAAGAAGGTATGGATACAGACCGGGATGATATTCTGAGAAAGCTCGTTGAGATTCAGTATGAGAGAAATGATTATGATTTTCACCGGGGGACTTTTAGAGTCAGGGGAGATGTAATTGAGATATTCCCCGCCTCTTCTGAAGAATCCTGCATCAGGGTGGAGCTCTTTGGTGATTATGTAGATCGCCTATCTGAGATAGACCCTTTAAGGGGAATTATAAAGAAGAAACTCCCCAAGGTTGCGATTTATCCCGGAACGCATTATGTTGTGCCGAAGGCAAAGCTGGAAAGGGCTTATGATGCCATCAGGATTGAGCTTGGGGAACGCATACGTTATTTTGAAGGGCTGAACAAACTGATTGAGGCCCAGAGAATAGAACAGAGGGTCAACTACGACCTTGAGATGATGAAAGAGATCGGTTACTGCCACGGCATTGAAAATTATTCAAGACACCTGAGCGGAAGAAACCCCGGAGAGCCTTCGCCGACATTACTCGATTACTTTCCAAAAGACTTTCTTCTCATTATAGATGAGTGTCATGTTACTGCCCCACAGATAAGGGGGATGTATGAAGGCGACCGTTCAAGGAAAAACAACCTCATAGAATATGGCTTCCGTCTTCCGTCTGCCTTTGATAACAGACCGTTAAAATTTGGGGAATTTGAAAAATGTGTGAAGCAGGCCATATATGTGTCAGCAACCCCGGGGCCTTATGAACTTGAAAAGAGCGGCGGCGTAGTAGTTGAGCAGATTATCCGGCCTACAGGGCTGACTGACCCTGAGATTACAGTAAGACCGGCAAAGGGGCAGGTGGATCACTTATTGGATGTGATAAGGGATAGGACAAACAAGGGAGAACGGGTACTCGTAACCACACTCACTAAGAGGATGGCAGAAGACCTCACAGAATATTACCATGAGATTGGGATAAAGGTGCGATACCTCCATTCTGAAGTGGATACTCTGGAGAGGACAGAGATAATCAGGGATTTGAGACTCGGAAAGTTTGATGTGCTTATCGGGATTAATCTACTTCGGGAGGGACTTGATATACCGGAGGTGTCACTCGTAGCCATTCTGGATGCAGACAAAGAAGGCTTCCTGAGGTCACACACATCCCTGATTCAGACAGCAGGCAGGGCTGCAAGAAATATCGCCGGAGAGGTCATCATGTATGCGGATACAATCACAGAGTCCATGAGAAAGGCCATAGATGAAACAGACCGCAGGCGATTAATACAGGAGGAATACAACAGAAAACATAACATTACCCCCGTGAGCATCATCAAGGGAATCCCCGAAACACTCTACGAAATCTCTGAAAGTGACTACTACAC is part of the Nitrospirota bacterium genome and encodes:
- the uvrB gene encoding excinuclease ABC subunit UvrB, whose amino-acid sequence is MGRLRLISDLRPQGDQPRAIEALSEGVNRGLKHQVLLGVTGSGKTYTLANVIENVQKPTLIIAHNKTLAAQLYHEFKHFFPENAVEYFVSYYDYYQPEAYIPQSDTYIDKDSSINDAIDRMRHSATTSLLQRNDVIIVSSVSCIYGLGSPEAYQGMLLYLEEGMDTDRDDILRKLVEIQYERNDYDFHRGTFRVRGDVIEIFPASSEESCIRVELFGDYVDRLSEIDPLRGIIKKKLPKVAIYPGTHYVVPKAKLERAYDAIRIELGERIRYFEGLNKLIEAQRIEQRVNYDLEMMKEIGYCHGIENYSRHLSGRNPGEPSPTLLDYFPKDFLLIIDECHVTAPQIRGMYEGDRSRKNNLIEYGFRLPSAFDNRPLKFGEFEKCVKQAIYVSATPGPYELEKSGGVVVEQIIRPTGLTDPEITVRPAKGQVDHLLDVIRDRTNKGERVLVTTLTKRMAEDLTEYYHEIGIKVRYLHSEVDTLERTEIIRDLRLGKFDVLIGINLLREGLDIPEVSLVAILDADKEGFLRSHTSLIQTAGRAARNIAGEVIMYADTITESMRKAIDETDRRRLIQEEYNRKHNITPVSIIKGIPETLYEISESDYYTVPAVKEEIAEYLPEDKLSSMIRSLEKEMKEAAKKLEFERAAELRDKIRGLKEKGMGISM